The following DNA comes from Candidatus Dependentiae bacterium.
CTTGGCGGCGGCTTCGGGGTCCCTTACCGTCCTGAGCAGAAAGCAGTTGACATGGCCTATGTCGGCAGAGAAATAGAAAGTCTGTATTATGAAATGATATCCGGTAGCGGCCTGCATCCGATTAAAATATACATGGAAAGCGGCAGGATGATCACCGGTCCGCACGGATACCTGGTGACGCGCGTGCTGCATAAAAAGGAGACCTACAGGAAATACATCGGCCTGGACGCGTCAATGGCCAACCTCATGCGTCCCGCGCTGTATGGCGCCTACCATCACATCACGGTGCCGGGAAAAGAGAATGCGCCGCGTACAATGGCATACGACGTTACCGGCTCGCTTTGCGAGAACAATGACAAGTTCGCCATTGCCAGGGAACTGCCGGAAATCCAGGTGGGCGACATCGTTGTTATTCACGACACCGGGGCACACGGTCATGCCATGGGGTTCAACTATAATGGAAAACTGCGCTCGGCAGAGCTTCTGCTGCGGGAGGACCGCAGCGTTGTCCGTATACGGCGCGCCGAGACGATTGAAGATTATTTCGCCACCCTTGATTTCAGGGGTCTGAAGGATTTTTAGAGAACCATCCTCCGCCCTGCGGGCACCTTGCTGTGTTGAGCCCCCCTTGCGCCCTGTGTGCACCTTGCTGTGATGAGCCCCCCTCCGCCCAGACTGTGTGAGAAACAAAGTAGTATTGTTACTACCACAGTCTGATTGTTAAATCTCGGAATTTAAGGGTAATAATTTTTTAATCTTAAACTTCAGAAAATTATATTAATTCCCTTTTATTGCATCTGGTAATACCTTATACAGTCACCAAAGCATCCATTAACTTGTCAAAATCAACAAGATTCAGTACACGTCGAAAATTATAGATAAATGCAATAAAACTAAACTCTGCAGAGACAGTCTCTTTGCCCTTCTGCATAAATTGTCTGTAGCCCCAACTATGCTTTATTGTTCCAAAGGGATGCTCGACTATCTCTTTCCTTTTCGCTAGTAATCTTTTACCTATATCAGAATTGCACTTTTCTCTGAATTCATTAATCTCATTAAAAAACTCAGTTACTTTTATTGATCTGCCATTTTTGTCATTAGTGCAAGATTTTTTTTTATTGCATTCGTCACATTCTCTACAGCTATATTTAAACTTACGCGTACCAGTTCTTCTATCTATAAAACCGTTACCTATTTTTCTCAACTCTTTGCCTTCTGGACATTCAAAAACATCTCTGCCTTTATCATATTTAAAGTCATCTTTTAAAAATCCTTTAGCCGGAATTTTATTCTCTTCCTCTTTTATTTTTGTTTTCTGATCGTGTGAGTCTCTCGGGTGTGAAACATATATTTCGAAACACTCATCCTCTTCCGCCTTCAATATTTCTTTCTCTTCAAAATATCCCGCATCGGCTACTACTATCGTCTTGCTATCAATTTTAAAATCATTCTTAAGCGCGGAAACTCTGTCTTTCATATTGTTGAGCTGATGTTGATCATTGCTTTCATTCGTTACGTCATGTGCGATTATCAGCTTATTCTTTTCGTCTACCGCTGTCTGGCAATTATATCCCGCACTTATACGGTTGTTATCCTTCATATATCTGCTGTCTGTATCATTCGCAAAATATATTTCAAGTTCAGGATTCTCGCAAAACACCTGTTTAATAATATCTATCTTGTCCTGGCTTTTATTTAACTTTGCCAGCTTCTCTCTCAGATTCTTTGATAAAAACTCATACTCCGCTTCTTCTGACTTATCATTTTTCTCAAGCTCATCCAGATATTTCTCTATTTGATCCTGTATTCTTAATCCAATTTTTTCAATTGCTTCTTTCCGATAAATGTTATCCAGATGATTTTTTGCTCTCTCCTTTGTGCCATCTATTGCAACGCATTGAAACGATAACAATTCCAACTTCTGGCATAGATTCAAAAACTCACGAAATATTGTTTTTATACCTTTTTTGTTATCTTTACGAAAATCTGCTATGGTTTTAAAATCAGGAAACAATCTGTTCGTTAACCATATCATTTCTATATTTCTGTTGCATTCGGCTTCTAACTTACGGCTGCTCCTTATACGATTTAAGTAACCGTATATGTATATCTTCAACATCATTGAAGGCTCATATGCCGGTCTCCCTTTGCCACCATGCGTTCCCGGAATTTTGAAACCTATTTTCTTTAAATCCAGTTTGTCTACATACGCATCTATAAATCTGGACGGATTTTCCGATGATATCAATTCATCCAATTTCTCTTCAAACAAATTTAATTGATCCCGCGATGTACCAGTTATAAACATAGTTGAATCCTAATGTATTTAAAATACTCTCATTATTAAAAGATATAGACTTTTTGCAATTAATAAACCTCCTTTACTCCTATTTCTCACACAGTCTGGCCCTCCGGGCACCTCCCCCCAGAGGGGGGAGGAATAATGGGACTGAACATCTTGGTAATTCATTACAATTATTCCAATAACTGTTATTGCAGCTTCCGTTTCTCTTTCCGCAACTTATCAACGGAAAAATCTATATATCCGGCTTCAGGAACATATTTCCTGCCCTCATTCATGATCCAGCGCAAAAATGTCACCACTGCCTTTTT
Coding sequences within:
- a CDS encoding diaminopimelate decarboxylase, translating into LGGGFGVPYRPEQKAVDMAYVGREIESLYYEMISGSGLHPIKIYMESGRMITGPHGYLVTRVLHKKETYRKYIGLDASMANLMRPALYGAYHHITVPGKENAPRTMAYDVTGSLCENNDKFAIARELPEIQVGDIVVIHDTGAHGHAMGFNYNGKLRSAELLLREDRSVVRIRRAETIEDYFATLDFRGLKDF
- a CDS encoding IS1182 family transposase codes for the protein MFITGTSRDQLNLFEEKLDELISSENPSRFIDAYVDKLDLKKIGFKIPGTHGGKGRPAYEPSMMLKIYIYGYLNRIRSSRKLEAECNRNIEMIWLTNRLFPDFKTIADFRKDNKKGIKTIFREFLNLCQKLELLSFQCVAIDGTKERAKNHLDNIYRKEAIEKIGLRIQDQIEKYLDELEKNDKSEEAEYEFLSKNLREKLAKLNKSQDKIDIIKQVFCENPELEIYFANDTDSRYMKDNNRISAGYNCQTAVDEKNKLIIAHDVTNESNDQHQLNNMKDRVSALKNDFKIDSKTIVVADAGYFEEKEILKAEEDECFEIYVSHPRDSHDQKTKIKEEENKIPAKGFLKDDFKYDKGRDVFECPEGKELRKIGNGFIDRRTGTRKFKYSCRECDECNKKKSCTNDKNGRSIKVTEFFNEINEFREKCNSDIGKRLLAKRKEIVEHPFGTIKHSWGYRQFMQKGKETVSAEFSFIAFIYNFRRVLNLVDFDKLMDALVTV